Part of the Bombus huntii isolate Logan2020A chromosome 10, iyBomHunt1.1, whole genome shotgun sequence genome, attttttgacaaattttgaaattagTATTCTGAATTATTCTTATGTGGCTTGCTTCTGAGAAATCCTATCGCGTTATTAAAATGGTGAATATTCAATTATTGGTGCTAAAGTGTAACGCTCTTTACACGATTGCTTtcggaaaaagaaaaacgtgaCATGTCGATCGTCGTGAAAAGTTCCAAGAAGCTAGTAATTCCCTAATAATAGAACGAGGAATATTACTCACTCGTCTACACAGTGTCCCGCAGTCGCGATCCAGTTCTCGTTCAGCACCGCTCCTCCGCATCGATGAGTACTGGAGAAGCCAAAGAACGAAGTACGCCTAACAGATACTTGCCAAGGCCATCGACCGAACGGTGCGTCCTTGCCTCCAACGATCCTGGTCTCCGGTCTTGGAAACAGGGGCGGTACTCCGCACTGCATACCCTTGCTTTCAGTCGCGGCAGACACGGTTAACACCGATCCAGTTTTCGCGACTGCCTCGGTCGTAGACACTGTCGTGTCAGGTTTTGGAGTGGTCGTGGTGGTCGTGGTGGTCGTGGTCGTGGTCGTACTGGTAGTAGTTGTAGTGGTACTAGTGGTAGTTGTCGTAGAAGTGGTAGTCTTCTTTGTGGGTCTAGGCCTAGCAGAAGTCTCAAAGTGAGACGTGGTGATGTAGTGTGCTGCGCCAAGCGGTTTATGAAACTCCGTGttctataaaaaagaaatatataaatattagttGGATTGGTTATCCGAGTATTTCATGCGCGATGTTggaatttcttaattttctatatgtGAGAGAGAATCAATGATTATGAAGagatagtatatatatatatattgtttactGATATACGAATTCTATAAAgacataatatttttcaattttgtcAATAAATTTTTCGCACAAGCCAATATTAGTTTTCTAAGATGGTAGATGGAGTTCTTCGTTCATTTTGTATCATGCTGTTCGATGGACTGTGTAATCGAGCCGAAGGCCGATCCGCCGTTTCTTTGTTGCGATTAACAGTAATCTTTGACAAAAAGTCGCGCTATGTTTTCTTTCGTTTAGCGAAACGATGTTTTTCCTATGACGAGTACCGATAGAATCTAATTGTACCGCGGGGTACAGAGAGTATATTCTTGATCGAGGATACAACACGATGAAGCTATTGCTTAGAGGGGAACCAATCTCTAGATAAGACACGGAAGCATTATATCTTTCGTGTGAGGAAGAAGCGTTCGTGATTATGAGCAGCGTGGCAGCGGCGAGGAACCGAGGATCCTCGAGTTATTTAAGAATTCTATGATCTTATGAACACATCAAATTATGAATAcattataaattatgaatattatgaattgtaaattaattatgaaTTACACTGATACGATCTAGCATGTGTATACGATAGCGCCTTGTTAATTGGCCACGAGTCGATTCCTTATTTGAATAGCTGGCAACACtagacaaaattattaaaggATCTTTACTATGGATGATTCTATTGCAGCAATTAAGTGAAAACAGGTGAAAAAGTAATTATAGGATCGATAGAATGACGTGTTATTCCAGTGATATTTTGATAAAGATTATCCGTAACTGCAacttgcaaaatatttttaaattaagcagATTAGAGGTTCGACATGATGAACAAGTGATTGGACGTACTTCATGCGGTTCGGTCGGTTTGAAACTCGGCCGTGGTGGAAATGCTTCGGGCCCGTTCTGAAGAAGGCTAGGATTGTCAGTCCAGTGCGGTTTCAAGGACGGTCTTGGCGGCGTCCAACTGTTTTCCGACCAGAAATGCGAACTGCTGGTCAAAGGTTTAGTAGTCTCGGGTGAGCCCATCGGCTTTGTGGACGACAACGGTCTTTGCTTCGTGACGAACACGGGCTCTGTGGTCACATGCCAGTGAGAGGTCTGTGGCAAGGATCCGGCTGCGctagaatgaaagaaaagcTTGAAGCTGGCGCTCGAACACCGTCGTTTCGCTCGATTGTTCTAATTACTTATGGAGTAagttgataaatttgaaattagaCTTTAATCGAGGGGCTCAAAGGAAGAAGATTGGCACACAGGAcaacatttttcattcgaGGAAGCTGTGGCTAAGATCATACTTCTAATAGGAAAATCTATGCTTccggactttgaaatattattatgcCATATTTACAGGACATCTGATGATAAAATTCTGTATGTGAATTTATGGCTTGTGCATTTGCAAACATTGAAACATATTGTTATACGTATTAGCAATACAGTATAAATTCATAATGAAAATCTTCAGGtgaattttatatacttttagAGTGTTTAGAAATGATacaaaaagaattttcaattaaaatttcaagctACGACTTTAAGTCACGTAAAGACATAGTCGAATACCTGGTAGTGGACTGTTGACTGAAATATGTCGGTCTGACAGTGGTGGAGGTTTTCGTAACCGTGCTGGGACTATTGGGTTTTGAGACGAAATTCGGCCTGGTATCTGGCTGATCGTTCATCAGAATCGGTCGAGAGGTGGTGGTcgtttttatcgaaaaatatgGTTTCGAGAAGTCTGTTGTAGGTTTCGGGGATACTGGTTTGGTCGCCCATTGTGGACGTTCCGTATGAATGAAGTTCAAACTTGGATGAGGGTCCTTGACAGATTCCTGGATGGAAGATAAAACATttctgaattttatttttaattcgagTCCCTCGAGATTTAAGTATTTCGAATTTGTTAGATAATATTGGCAATTTGTGATACTACTAACTCGTAATTTGGAATTTGTAAAGTTTCATTAACCGTATACGTtctattgtattatataaagaGCCCGAAATAAGAACAGTTATTTTTGAACGTTATTACCAAATACTCACATTTTCATCGACTGAATTAACACTGGGTCTATGTATCGACTCTTGCACGCTCAAATCAGCATCCCCGGTCTTACTATCATCCGGTCTCGACTCGGACGGTCTTTGGTTGTTAGGCCTATTGTGCCTTATACCTTCACCTTCACTGGAAGCATGTTCTTTCGCCGGTAATCTAATCACCAATGTATTGTGTCCAGTGTCCACCTTATCCTTGAATCCCTGAAGATGACTCTGAAAACTTCCATGCGTCGTATCTTTCTCTTTGATATTTGTATGCTGACCACTTTCCGGTCTTGTCTTCTGAATATTCAAGGAGTCATGATGACCAGGTTTCTTCGTATTCTGACTACTATCCTCCCAAACACCTCCAGGTCTTTTCGAATTCTGTGATCCTTTCTCCCAAAGCTCGGAAGATCCTGGTCTCCTAGTATTCTGAGATCCCTTTTCCGAAAACTCGGAAGATCCAGGTCTCCTAGTACTTTGAGATCCCTTCTCGCACAGATCAGAGGATCCAGGTCTTCTAGTACTTTGAGATCCTTTCTCGCACAGATCCGAGGATATAGGTTTCCTAGTACTTTGAGATCCTTTCTCCCAATGTACCGAGGATCCAGATCCAGGTCTCTTGGTGCTCTGAGACCCTTTGTCCCAAGATTCTGACGAACCTGGTCTCTTCGTGCTCTGAGAGCCCTTCTCCCAGAAATTCGACGAGGCAGGCACCGCCGAAGTTTGAATTCTGTCCTTGTGATCGGACGTGGGTTTCGCGTGCGGTCTTTTTTGCAGCGGCCTAGCGGAACCGGCCGAGAGCGGTTTGTGCGGTCTGCTGGACCCTCCGGAAGACACCGGCGTCTCGGATGGATGGTGACTCGGTCTAGCGGTGCTCGAGTCCGTGACGAGGAAGCTGGAGAGGGAGGTCAACGTTGGCCTGGTCGATTCGTTGCCCAGTGCCTCCGCTAGGGTTGGTCTCAATGGATCAGATGAGGAGGATGAAGCGTGTTGATGGTACTGATGTTGGTGGTGTTGAAGATTGGACGCGGTGATCGCGTTCGTTGTCGTATTGTGCACACAACAGCTGCCGAACATGAACGTGTCCACGCACACGCCCACGTGCGTGCCCTCTGATTTAATGCACTCCCACACGAACATGCACGTGCCTTCTTTGGACTCTGGCCCGGGGACTCGACAGGGTTTCGGGGTGATTTTGTAACCTACGCATAGATGATTGACATCTTTGGTaccatattttaatttttccgaaGTTTCTTTATGGTTAGCATTGTAAGAAGTTAAGACACGATCGAAGTATCTTGGATCTAGACTTTGAGACGTTCTGGGAGCTTCTATCATCCTGTCATCCAGCGTCATCCAATCGATTATTCTACGTTGGCGAATTGTATTCTAGGTGAACATGGAAGGATATGAAACAGCGGAGATAGACAATGTTGTTTCACAAGTTTCATGACATTTATCGACTGCTCTGTCAAACCCATATGATGAATTTGTGTCAAATATCAACCAGAAGGAGAAGGAACGTGATTTCTGTTATAGATTAGAAACGTTAAGTCGATAACTTTCATGATAGATTTTGATCCtatgaatttttctttattccaACATGTGTATCGCGCGTCTGCACGAAGATTAGAAGTAGGCCAATAAATGGACAATTAAATCCTTCTAATAGCAATGTTTACATCGAAACTAGAATCGATTTTAATGGCCCGTAACGATCTATTATACTAATGCCTGGCTAACGAGAATACCTCACGAACTCAATGGACGCTTATTTCCTTATCTCGAACACGTTGAACTAAACTTTCAACGATGCGCCTGTTGACCTATATCTCGTAACCGCGTAGTGCGTGATGAGTAACTGTTTAACTCATTCGATATCGTACCAACAAAGCTTTATAATTAACGCAGGCATCCTGGGACCTGCGAGGTCGCGCTGTTCGAGGAATAATCGTTTCTCTCGTTCAAGGACTAACTGCTGGATCGATAGTTCTTCGACACCGTGCGATTCTTCTTTGGATTTCGGGCAAATCGCTAATTAAAAGGACCTGGTACCATTTGAGACAGAATCCGAGTTCGGTAATTGGAGCGTCGTTAACGTGCTCAACCTTCGATAGAATCTTTCGTTGGTTGGTGAAAGTGCGCCGTGATCCTCTTGGAGTGCTCGTAGTCACGTGAAGTCGGGGAcgtacgcgaaaaaagaaaaacaaaaaggaaaaggatGGAAAGAAGCAAGGAAAAAGCATGTGGTCGATCGTCGAAGTGTACGGGAGTACGTAGACCTGGGCCAGGTCGTTAACCGAGACAGTAAGAGCGCGTAAACCGACGTAAATTGTCGCGGTCTCTACCTTCACGGTCTCGCTTTCTCCTATACCACGTTACCGcgttaattaaagaaaaactTTATCGGTGGTCGACGTTCGTTCGTCTTCGTGGGGAGAAACAATGGCCGACAGCGAAGACATACAGTCTCATGGATCAGAGGACATTGTCTATGATAGTTGCAGGGGCTTGAATCGTAAGAAATAGATGACTTGGTTCCAACTATCTTGTTACGGTGAAACGATAGAATGCTTGATTGTATTTCTATCAAAAGTATAcgcgaatagaaagcgaataTACTTCTGCTCAGAAGTCTTCAGACAAACATTTTTCAGCTAGGCCgtacgtatatatttttcgttCCACGTTCTTCGTTACGTAAAATTTATATCCATCGCGAAAACAACGATAAATCACGTCAATATTAATAACTAAACTCTCCTGCAAGTTACGACTTTATAATATCATACTATGACAGATAACACTCTCTAAAGCTTCACCACCTCATCACTAAAACTACTTTACGCGACGTCCTTTGGATCCTGGATTATTCCATGAAGCTTCAAACCTTTATGGACCATCCGTGACACCTCTGTGGAGGTACAAAAGGGCCGAGAATGCTTGACTGAATTGTCTGTTGGAAATATGAAACGGAACATCGGTTTCTGTGCCACGAGTGGTTGATAGAGGATCAGTCTCTTTTGCTGGCGCACGATTTTCCGCATTGTCCCAGGTAGTAATTAAAGACGGATATTAAAGCTCGTTGTTTAGCAACGTAGAGGCGGGTAGTATGGTACTCGTACGGTAATTACATTCACGTTCGTTATGACTGTGTACATAATGCAGCTGGTAAACGGGGATAGGAATATTATGTTACCATCGCTAAGGTAGCAGAAGATATTAATTTGCTATTAATATCGCGAGCGCGTAAGGAAAGTCGTCGAGATGAATACTTTGAATTTATCATACTTCTGTAGACAGTTTAAATGGTACGGCATACGGTACATTAATTTTCCAGCGCAATTATCGTTAGTACCAGTGCAGAAATGAGACGTGCAGATTTTCTGGTACACAGTGCAGGGTTAATGAGAAGTGGAAGACTTTTCCAGTCTTATTTCGTATCTCTGGTGGTTGTTCAGGACACAGGGAAGATGAAAGTCGCCCCCTTTGTTCGCTTTTCCTTTCCCACGGCCGCGAAGCAGACGACCGACTGCACCTTGACCGAGTTCCTTGTCCAATTAGCTGTTACACATTTTAGAGGAGTCTCAatgaagaaagagaaacaggTCTCGAACAGatgaaggaaagaaagatG contains:
- the LOC126869909 gene encoding serine proteinase stubble-like isoform X2, whose product is MRWIGYVATILWWSGIARSLSTLNRGYKITPKPCRVPGPESKEGTCMFVWECIKSEGTHVGVCVDTFMFGSCCVHNTTTNAITASNLQHHQHQYHQHASSSSSDPLRPTLAEALGNESTRPTLTSLSSFLVTDSSTARPSHHPSETPVSSGGSSRPHKPLSAGSARPLQKRPHAKPTSDHKDRIQTSAVPASSNFWEKGSQSTKRPGSSESWDKGSQSTKRPGSGSSVHWEKGSQSTRKPISSDLCEKGSQSTRRPGSSDLCEKGSQSTRRPGSSEFSEKGSQNTRRPGSSELWEKGSQNSKRPGGVWEDSSQNTKKPGHHDSLNIQKTRPESGQHTNIKEKDTTHGSFQSHLQGFKDKVDTGHNTLVIRLPAKEHASSEGEGIRHNRPNNQRPSESRPDDSKTGDADLSVQESIHRPSVNSVDENESVKDPHPSLNFIHTERPQWATKPVSPKPTTDFSKPYFSIKTTTTSRPILMNDQPDTRPNFVSKPNSPSTVTKTSTTVRPTYFSQQSTTSAAGSLPQTSHWHVTTEPVFVTKQRPLSSTKPMGSPETTKPLTSSSHFWSENSWTPPRPSLKPHWTDNPSLLQNGPEAFPPRPSFKPTEPHENTEFHKPLGAAHYITTSHFETSARPRPTKKTTTSTTTTTSTTTTTTSTTTTTTTTTTTTTPKPDTTVSTTEAVAKTGSVLTVSAATESKGMQCGVPPLFPRPETRIVGGKDAPFGRWPWQVSVRRTSFFGFSSTHRCGGAVLNENWIATAGHCVDDLLTSQIRIRVGEYDFSSVQERLPYVERGVAKKVVHPKYNFFTYEYDLALVRLESSLTFAPHISPICLPATDDLLIGENATVTGWGRLSEGGTLPSVLQEVSVPIVSNDRCKSMFLRAGRHEFIPDIFLCAGYESGGQDSCQGDSGGPLQVRGKDGRYFLAGIISWGIGCAEANLPGVCTRISKFVPWILKNVT
- the LOC126869909 gene encoding serine proteinase stubble-like isoform X1 encodes the protein MRWIGYVATILWWSGIARSLSTLNRGHSYKITPKPCRVPGPESKEGTCMFVWECIKSEGTHVGVCVDTFMFGSCCVHNTTTNAITASNLQHHQHQYHQHASSSSSDPLRPTLAEALGNESTRPTLTSLSSFLVTDSSTARPSHHPSETPVSSGGSSRPHKPLSAGSARPLQKRPHAKPTSDHKDRIQTSAVPASSNFWEKGSQSTKRPGSSESWDKGSQSTKRPGSGSSVHWEKGSQSTRKPISSDLCEKGSQSTRRPGSSDLCEKGSQSTRRPGSSEFSEKGSQNTRRPGSSELWEKGSQNSKRPGGVWEDSSQNTKKPGHHDSLNIQKTRPESGQHTNIKEKDTTHGSFQSHLQGFKDKVDTGHNTLVIRLPAKEHASSEGEGIRHNRPNNQRPSESRPDDSKTGDADLSVQESIHRPSVNSVDENESVKDPHPSLNFIHTERPQWATKPVSPKPTTDFSKPYFSIKTTTTSRPILMNDQPDTRPNFVSKPNSPSTVTKTSTTVRPTYFSQQSTTSAAGSLPQTSHWHVTTEPVFVTKQRPLSSTKPMGSPETTKPLTSSSHFWSENSWTPPRPSLKPHWTDNPSLLQNGPEAFPPRPSFKPTEPHENTEFHKPLGAAHYITTSHFETSARPRPTKKTTTSTTTTTSTTTTTTSTTTTTTTTTTTTTPKPDTTVSTTEAVAKTGSVLTVSAATESKGMQCGVPPLFPRPETRIVGGKDAPFGRWPWQVSVRRTSFFGFSSTHRCGGAVLNENWIATAGHCVDDLLTSQIRIRVGEYDFSSVQERLPYVERGVAKKVVHPKYNFFTYEYDLALVRLESSLTFAPHISPICLPATDDLLIGENATVTGWGRLSEGGTLPSVLQEVSVPIVSNDRCKSMFLRAGRHEFIPDIFLCAGYESGGQDSCQGDSGGPLQVRGKDGRYFLAGIISWGIGCAEANLPGVCTRISKFVPWILKNVT